The Montipora foliosa isolate CH-2021 chromosome 1, ASM3666993v2, whole genome shotgun sequence genome has a window encoding:
- the LOC137991033 gene encoding mRNA cap guanine-N7 methyltransferase-like translates to MAAVAPESEINEQVSDVANASISAEETHADEKTVAEDTKDEDNKEESTDEKKDESTDEPKDEPKDEHKDEHKDEPDKGVNGDSKQDEESEEKVPESSDGLGDKVAKHYNELPEGTKESRKESPIFYLRNFNNWIKSVIINECLEKIKRVNSRDINVLDLCCGKGGDLLKWQRGRIKKLVCADIAQVSVEQCEERYKELKRTHENRRYRDPLFTPEFITADCSKEQLADKYQDKDLQFDLTSCQFSFHYSFESYEQADVMLKNACDRLKVGGFFIGTTPNGYELIRRLEKSEDLSFGNDVYKVTFAQKDDYPLFGCKYDFHLEGVVDCPEFLVYFPLLEKMAEKYNMKLVYSKTFHDFFQEKTKDSTSLLYKMKALETYPPRQEDEELVSSADDAYTHAKDFLEGIQLNQDKSSSTTKYRDHREKTVKHVGTMSKPEWEAIGMYLAFVFVKIDPEAEKRKQEEAERRERERAEREAQRKEREREREEKAKAEREKAEQAMAEKEKEEESKSEFEKEVEEAKPEQETAEEEGKEEVEMEAEPVEKTEEETTESRKRKHEETEAEPDKEDDGEPAEKKPSAESRKRKHEETEAEPDKEDDGEPAEKKQETAEDTSG, encoded by the exons ATGGCGGCCGTTGCTCCAGAGAGCGAAATCAACGAACAAGTGTCAGATGTTGCCAACGCTAGTATTTCAGCGGAAGAAACACATGCGGACGAAAAAACAGTCGCAGAAGACACCAAAGACGAAG ATAACAAAGAAGAATCTACAGATGAGAAAAAAGATGAATCCACAGATGAACCCAAAGATGAACCCAAAGATGAACACAAAGATGAACACAAAGATGAACCAGATAAG GGTGTGAATGGAGACAGTAAACAGGACGAGGAGTCCGAGGAGAAAGTGCCAGAGTCTTCTGATGGATTGGGAGATAAAGTAGCAAAACATTATAATGAACTTCCTGAAGGGACCAAGGAAAGCCGCAAGGAGAGTCCAATATTTTACCTACGAAATTTTAACAACTGGATCAAGAGTGTAATCATCAATGAATGTTtggagaaaataaaaag AGTGAATTCAAGGGATATAAATGTGCTTGATCTATGCTGTGGAAAAGGTGGTGACCTGCTCAAGTGGCAGAGAGGAAGAATAAAGAAACTTGTCTGCGCAG ACATTGCTCAAGTTTCTGTAGAACAGTGTGAGGAAAGGTACAAAGAACTTAAACGGACTCATGAGAACAGGCGTTACAGGGATCCACTCTTTACACCAGAATTTATCACCGCTGATTGTAGCAAG gaacaacTTGCTGATAAATACCAAGATAAAGATCTTCAGTTCGACTTAACCAGCTGCCAGTTTTCATTTCATTACTCATTTGAGAGCTATGAGCAGGCTGACGTGATGTTAAAGAATGCATGTGACCGACTCAAAGTTGGAGGATTTTTTATTGGAACAACGCCTAATGGCTATGAACTGAT TCGGCGGTTGGAAAAGTCCGAGGACCTTTCCTTTGGGAATGATGTATATAAGGTTACCTTTGCGCAAAAAGATGACTATCCCTTATTTGGCTGCAAGTATGATTTTCATCTTGAAGGAGTGGTTGATTGCCCAGAGTTCCTGGTGTACTTTCCTCTGCTTGAAAA AATGGCAGAAAAATATAACATGAAGCTTGTTTATAGCAAGACTTTCCATgacttttttcaagagaaaacaaaggatTCCACCAGTTTACTTTACAAGATGAAAGCACTTGAG ACTTATCCTCCACGCCAAGAAGATGAAGAATTAGTGTCAAGTGCTGATGATGCCTACACTCATGCTAAAGACTTTCTTGAGGGAATTCAGTTGAATCAAGACAAGTCCTCATCCACAACAAAGTACAGAGATCACAGAGAGAAGACTGTaaaacatgtg GGAACAATGTCAAAACCTGAATGGGAAGCCATAG GTATGTACCTTGCATTTGTGTTTGTCAAAATCGACCCTGAGGCGGAAAAACGAAAGCAAGAGGAGGCCGAAAGGAGAGAAAGGGAGAGGGCTGAACGAGAAGCTCAAAGAAAAGAGCGGGAgcgagaaagagaagaaaaggccAAAGCCGAACGAGAGAAAGCTGAGCAAGCTATGGCAGAGAAGGAGAAAGAAGAAGAATCTAAATctgaatttgagaaagaagtcGAGGAGGCAAAACCCGAGCAAGAAACGGCAGAGGAAGAGGGGAAAGAGGAAGTCGAGATGGAAGCGGAACCGGTGGAAAAGACGGAAGAAGAAACTACTGAATCCAGGAAGAGAAAGCACGAGGAGACAGAAGCAGAGCCGGACAAGGAAGATGATGGCGAGCCTGCAGAAAAGAAGCCAAGTGCTGAATCTAGGAAGAGAAAACACGAGGAGACAGAAGCAGAGCCGGACAAGGAAGATGATGGCGAGCCTGCAGAAAAGAAGCAAGAAACCGCCGAAGACACTTCAGGATGA
- the LOC137981743 gene encoding uncharacterized protein, with product MIFKSASRTKGSAGPSGMDSEIYKRILCSKNFKNEGKMLREELAIFTRQLLTKSYHPSLLEAYTSCRLIPLDKDPGIRPIGVGEVLRRIIGKTVSVFLKEDIKDAAGPLQVCAGHSAGAEAAIHAMSQIFDEEGSDGVLLIDASNAFNQMNRSVALHNIQILCKEMALYIINTYRSPSRLFICGGGEILSQEGTTQGDPLAMAWYSVNTSMMIYYLRAHCPGVKQAWLADDSAGGGVITSLYDWYKLLSQEGEKFGYLVNGSKSWLIVKSEEAAAEAARVFGDEVNITIEGQRHLGAVIGSQEYKDMYCKEKVRAWKGELETLSEIARNQPHAAYIAFTKGFKSKFTYFLRTIESFEDYIDPVQEVIDDLLLPTFFGQTEPLPDEVRQLATLTTAQGGLGVPDLRSEAPQQFTASASITAAHVDSITTQSTIMITGENSVEELKRHHQALKAEREKAKMESIDSTLSPDLLRLANQARDKGASSWLNAIPLKDQGLALNKQEFRDSLRLRYNLPLTDLPAQCACGDRFNVGHALSCKKGGFVAQRHDGVRNLLTSFITKVCKNVEAEPRLLPLDNERMHLRSAVTSSEARLDIKAGDFWSRGVTAFFDVRVTHVNSKCNQSKPTSEVFKDQEEEKKRKYQQRVLEVEMGSFTPLVFGTNGGMGNECQRFLKHLADKLVQKDGEPYNNVINWLRTVISFELLRSVHACVRGSRVPFRNIGDSLDDFLINVATAGI from the coding sequence ATGATTTTTAAGTCAGCCAGTAGAACCAAAGGCTCCGCGGGACCATCAGGAATGGATTCCGAAATTTACAAACGGATCTTATGCTCAAAGAATTTTAAGAACGAAGGGAAAATGTTAAGGGAAGAGCTAGCCATATTTACAAGACAACTACTCACAAAGTCGTACCACCCGTCTTTGTTGGAGGCATATACATCATGCAGGCTTATACCGCTCGACAAAGATCCGGGAATTCGTCCAATCGGTGTCGGAGAGGTTTTGAGACGGATAATAGGTAAAACTGTGTCCGTGTTCCTTAAAGAGGATATCAAGGATGCTGCGGGGCCCCTACAAGTTTGTGCAGGCCACAGCGCAGGGGCAGAGGCCGCGATACACGCCATGAGCCAGATTTTCGATGAGGAGGGGTCAgatggagtactgttgatcgATGCAAGTAATGCATTTAACCAAATGAACAGATCTGTAGCTTTGCACAACATTCAGATTTTATGCAAGGAAATGGcgctttatataataaacacctACAGAAGCCCATCTAGACTTTTCATCTGTGGGGGAGGTGAAATACTCTCACAGGAGGGGACAACACAGGGCGACCCCCTTGCAATGGCTTGGTACTCGGTTAATACATCAATGATGATTTATTATTTGAGAGCACACTGCCCGGGGGTTAAACAAGCATGGCTCGCGGATGATTCGGCAGGCGGTGGAGTAATCACATCGCTTTACGATTGGTATAAGCTGTTGAGTCAGGAAGGAGAGAAGTTCGGTTACCTTGTGAATGGGTCAAAGAGTTGGCTTATAGTAAAGTCAGAGGAAGCTGCCGCAGAAGCAGCGAGAGTATTCGGTGATGAAGTTAATATCACTATTGAGGGTCAACGTCATCTAGGAGCGGTCATTGGATCACAAGAATACAAGGATATGTATTGTAAGGAGAAAGTGCGTGCATGGAAAGGGGAACTTGAAACACTATCAGAAATTGCTAGGAATCAGCCCCACGCAGCGTATATCGCTTTTACGAAGGGGTTCAAGTCCAAGTTTACTTATTTTCTTCGCACAATTGAGTCATTTGAGGACTATATCGACCCAGTCCAGGAGGTAATCGACGATCTACTACTTCCAACATTCTTTGGCCAGACAGAGCCCCTTCCCGACGAAGTGCGCCAACTCGCTACCTTGACAACGGCCCAAGGGGGACTAGGCGTGCCGGATCTGAGATCGGAAGCACCACAACAGTTTACCGCATCAGCATCAATCACAGCCGCACATGTAGACTCCATAACAACTCAGAGTACCATCATGATAACAGGCGAAAATTCCGTAGAGGAGCTGAAACGTCACCACCAGGCGCTAAAGGCCGAAAGGGAAAAGgcaaaaatggagtcgattgACTCCACCCTCTCCCCTGATCTTCTTCGATTGGCCAATCAAGCAAGAGACAAAGGGGCCAGCTCTTGGCTTAACGCGATCCCCCTCAAAGATCAAGGTCTAGCTCTTAACAAGCAAGAATTCAGAGACTCTCTGCGGCTACGTTACAACTTGCCTCTCACCGACCTACCAGCCCAGTGCGCTTGTGGGGATAGATTCAATGTTGGCCACGCCCTCTCTTGTAAAAAAGGAGGGTTTGTGGCACAAAGGCATGATGGTGTACGAAACCTACTGACATCATTCATCACCAAAGTTTGTAAGAATGTGGAGGCGGAGCCACGCCTCTTACCTCTTGACAACGAACGGATGCATCTTAGAAGCGCAGTCACCAGCTCAGAGGCACGTTTAGACATCAAGGCGGGAGATTTCTGGTCTAGAGGAGTTACAGCATTTTTCGACGTCAGGGTCACGCATGTTAACTCCAAATGCAACCAGAGCAAGCCGACATCCGAAGTCTTTAAAGACCAAGAAGAGGAGAAAAAGCGGAAATATCAGCAACGAGTGCTTGAGGTCGAGATGGGATCCTTTACACCCTTGGTTTTCGGAACGAACGGTGGGATGGGAAATGAGTGCCAACGATTTCTTAAGCACTTAGCAGACAAGTTAGTACAGAAGGACGGTGAGCCCTATAACAACGTCATTAATTGGCTCAGAACTGTCATCtcatttgaactcttaagatcagTACATGCGTGCGTAAGAGGGTCCCGAGTACCTTTCCGGAATATAGGAGACTCTCTTGACGATTTCCTGATTAATGTCGCCACCGCcggcatttaa
- the LOC137991057 gene encoding ADP-ribosylation factor-like protein 2-binding protein, translating to MAGLKSVAEDLAVGRSSRADTKFDTTVGHIEDIIMEEQFQTMQYDFKEKYYHHFTDEEENKLIYMDIFREYVASIENHIEEELKNRIPGFSMEDFSKSLEHRQDQIGGDILEMLLSFTDFLAFKQMFLDYKAEKEGTGMDLSNLLTVTSSSSRVDDTQGMQIDPDSPREGPSTSR from the exons ATGGCGG GCCTGAAATCAGTAGCAGAGGATTTGGCTGTAGGAAG GTCAAGTCGAGCGGATACGAAGTTTGACACTACTGTAGGTCATATAGAAGATATAATCATGG AGGAGCAGTTCCAAACAATGCAGTATGACTTTAAGGAAAAGTACTACCACCACTTTACAGATGAGGAAGAAAATAAGctgatatacatggatatatttAGGGAATAT GTTGCATCAATAGAAAATCACATTGAGGAAGAGCTAAAAAACAGAATCCCTGGATTTTCAATGGAGGACTTTTCAAAGTCCTTAGA ACACCGTCAAGACCAAATAGGAGGAGACATTCTAGAAATGCTTCTTAGTTTTACAGACTTTCTGGCATTTAAACAGATGTTTTTAGACTATAAAGCA GAGAAGGAGGGTACTGGTATGGACTTAAGTAATCTGTTAACTGTCACGTCCAGTTCATCTCGTGTGGATGACACACAAGGAATGCAAATCGATCCAGACTCACCAAGGGAAGGACCATCTACTAGCAGATAA